A single window of Eucalyptus grandis isolate ANBG69807.140 chromosome 1, ASM1654582v1, whole genome shotgun sequence DNA harbors:
- the LOC104431904 gene encoding uncharacterized protein LOC104431904 — MAEKEGAIVKKGHEEGLEMAISLLQKFELPQGLLPLANVVEVGFVESTGYMWIVQQKKVEHQFKMISKLVSYDTEVKGYVEKGTIKKLKGVKAKELMLWPPVSEITADSPAGKVHFKSLAGITKSFPVEAFAAGQ, encoded by the coding sequence ATGGCAGAGAAGGAAGGAGCCATCGTGAAGAAGGGCCATGAGGAGGGGCTCGAAATGGCAATCTCTCTCCTACAGAAATTTGAACTCCCTCAGGGGCTCCTCCCACTGGCTAATGTGGTGGAGGTTGGGTTTGTGGAGAGCACCGGGTACATGTGGATTGTTCAGCAAAAGAAGGTTGAGCATCAGTTCAAGATGATAAGCAAGCTGGTGAGCTACGACACCGAGGTCAAGGGCTACGTCGAGAAAGGCACGATCAAGAAGCTCAAGGGTGTGAAGGCCAAGGAGCTCATGCTGTGGCCGCCGGTGTCAGAAATCACTGCTGACTCGCCGGCCGGGAAGGTCCACTTCAAGAGCCTCGCCGGGATTACCAAGAGCTTCCCTGTCGAGGCATTTGCCGCTGGCCAGTGA